In the Mesorhizobium sp. M1D.F.Ca.ET.043.01.1.1 genome, TCGTCATGGTCGAGGCGGCGGATCTCGACGAGGCGCTGGCGATCGCCGACGGAATACCGCTGGCCGAACTGGGCACCGTCGAGGTCAGGGCGATCTACGACATACCGGGTTCATAACCGCCGGTCAGGCTGGGCGCGCCGCATTGAAGCTGTCTCTCGCGGGAAACATCTTCAGAGTTTCTTCATAGACGCAACCGTTGCGTGTTGAAGCAGGGCCGCACTTCTCTTATCGTCGCCGCGATTTCGGGGGAATTCGGCATGCCTTTCCTGATTGCGATCCTTGGCCTGCTCGGAGCGGCCGCCATCTGGTGGTACCGGCTGAAATATATGAGCGACGCCGCGCGCGAAGTCGCCGACGTCGTCGGCCGGGTTCAGGGAAATATCCGCCGCAAGAAGCTGCGCAAGCAGGCGGCGCTGTCGCCGCTGACGGCGATCGATGACCCGGTCGTCGCGGCCGCGACGCTGATCACCGCGATCGTTTCGGAACAGGGCCCGGTCCTGCCGCAGCGCGAAGCCGTCATCCGCGAGGTGATTTCGCAGATCGCGAGCAGCCAGAAGAAGACCGACGAGGCGGTGGTCTACGCCAAATGGGCCGCCGCGCAGATCGACGACACCACGATCGTCATCGACAAGCTGGCGCCGTTCCTGCGCGAACGCCTCGACCCGCACGAGCGGGACGATCTGCTCGGGATGCTGAACCGCGTCGCGCAGGGCGGCGAACAGAGCCTGAAGATACCGGACCAGCGCATGCTGAGGCTGCGGCAGAAGCTCGGCTTCGAGGTCAACTAAGCTGAAGCAGCGGCGACCGGACCGCCTGCCTTGGTGATTGGTCGAAACGCCTCTCGCGTCGTCATTCTATGGCGGAGGAAGGAGCGAAGCGACGCGGCGCAGACCATAGAATCCATTCCGTGACGTTCAAGCGTTGCAACGGTGCAGAGTTCTGTTCCGCTGCATTCCTTGGCTAAGGTCACGGAATGGATCCTCGGGTCTTCGCGTCCGCTTCGCTCCCGCTCCGCCCGTGGATGACGACGTCGTGTAGGCCTCGGCCAATTGCGAGGTGCTAGATCGCCTCGCCCTTCAATAGCCGCGGGGTGTCGCCGGACAGGCCCGAGGCCTGGCGGATGAAGAAATCCTTGAGCTTGGGCATGCGCTCGACGAGGCCGAGGCCGATGTCGCGTACCGCGCGCAGCGGGCCGATGTCGTTGGAGAAGAGCCGGTTCAGCACGTCGGTGGTGACGCCCATCTGCAGCGTGTCGAAGCGCCGCCACTGCTGGTAGCGCTCGAGCACGTCGAGGGCGCCGATGTCCTGGCCGAGGCGGTCGGCCTCGACCACCACTTCGGCCAGCGCGGCGACATCCTTGAACCCGAGATTAAGGCCCTGCCCGGCGATCGGATGGATGCCGTGCGCGGCGTCGCCGGCAAGCGCGATGCGGGGCGCGACGAAGGCACGGGCAAGCGTGAGGCCGAGCGGCCAGGCGCGCGGTTTGTCGGCGACATGGATTTCGCCGAGCTTGAGCCCGAAGCGCTGTTCCAGCTCATGCTCGAAGACGAACTCGTCGCCGTCGACCAGTTTCCGGGCATCTTCCGATCGCTCGACCCAGACGATCGAGGAGCGGTTGGTGCCGTCCTTGCCGGGCTTCAGCGGCAAGGTGGCGAAGGGGCCGGCCGGCAGAAAATGCTCCTCGGCGCGGCCGTTATGCGGGCGCTCGTGGGCTATCGTGCAGACGATGCCGGACTGGCCGTATTCCCATTTCACCGTCTTGATGCCGGCCATGTCGCGCAGCTTCGAATGGACGCCGTCGGCGGCAATCAGCAGCCGCGCCTTGAGCGTCGCGCCATCCGCCAGATGCACGGTGATGCCGGCGCCGCCCGGGTCGAAGGCGCTGACGGCCACGCCTTCGATGATGTCGATGCCGAGCTTTTCGGCGCGGCGGCGCAGCGCCCCGTTCAGATCCCGGTTTGCGACCATATGCGCGAACGGTTCGCCGGGCGCTACCTCGCCGTCGAAGGTCAGGAACACCGGGCGCACCGGATCGGCGGCGCGAGAGTCGGTGATGATCATCTCGGTGATCGCCTGCGCCTCGGGCGCGATCTCGTCCCAGACGCCGAGCAGCTCCAGCATGCGGCACGCCGCAGCGGCGATCGCCGAGGCGCGGCCGTCCTTTTCCCAGACGCCGGCGGGCGCGGCGTCGACGATCGCGACGCCCAGGCTCGGGCGCGCCTGCTTCAGCGATACCGCGGCGGCAAGGCCGACATAGCCGGCACCGGCCACCAATACATCCAGCGACGCCTCGCCTGCCCCATCCGCCTTGCGGTCGACCATGGCACTTTCCTTTCGCGGCTTCCGGTCCCGGCTGCCGCCGTAGCAGCTTGACTGCTTGCCTGTCCTGTCCGAAACCCGCCATGGCACATCTTTTCAAGGACGTGGAACATGACGGCAGCCATGGACGAGCTTCTCGACATTCTCGACCTCGAGCAGCTCGAACACAATCTGTATCGTGGTCGCAGCCCGAAGCTCGACTGGCAGCGCGTGTTCGGCGGCCAGACCATCGCCCAGGCGCTTGTCGCGGCCCAGCGCACCGTCGAGCCGGAGCGCCATGTGCACTCGCTGCATGGCTATTTCATGCGGCCCGGCGACACCAAGGTGCCGATCGTCTACGAGGTCGACCGCATCCGCGACGGCGGTTCCTTCACCACGCGCCGGGTGGTGGCGATCCAACATGGGCAGGCGATCTTCTCGCTGGAAGCTTCCTTCCAGCAGGACGAGGTGGGGCTGGAGCATCAGCTGCCGATGCCGCGCGACGTGCCGGCGCCCGACACGCTTTTGTCGCAGCGCGAGCTGCTCGGCAAGTTCGGCGAGGCGGTGCCGGAAGGCATAAAGCGCTACTGGGAGCGCGACCGGCCGATCGAGATGAAGCCGGTGATGCTGAAGCACTATACCAGCCGCGAGAAGCTGGAGCCTGAGCAGAACATCTGGATCCGCACCACCGGCCCGGTGCCGGAAGACCGCGCGACGCAGGCGGCGGTGCTTGCCTATCTCTCCGACATGACGCTGCTCGACACCTCGACCTTCGCGCATGGCCGCGCCATCTTCGACCGCGACATCCAGGCGGCCAGCCTCGACCACGCCATGTGGTTCCACCGCAGCCATTCGCTGGACGACTGGATCCTCTACACCCAGGACAGCCCCTCCACGCAAGGCTCGCGCGGTTTCACCCGCGGCTCGCTGTTCGCGCGCGACGGAACGCTGATCGCCTCGGTCGCCCAGGAAGGCCTCATCCGGCTGAGACGCTGAGCCGGCTTCCGGCTTAAAGCCTATAAAGCGGGCATTTTCGAAATTTTGCCTATTTCTTAATCAGTTGCCCTGACGCCGCTGCGCACGATTTCTGTGCAAGGGCCGCCCATTCCCTTTGTTTACAACAGGTTAACGACCTGCTTCGGCAATTGGCACGGAGCTTGAATCCTGTCCGGCACTCTCCGGCTCTCATGGGATCGGCGAAGGTGTGCAAACGCGGGGGACCGCAACAGCAAAGGGTGAAACCTTATGAAAATCGTGATGGCAATCATCAAGCCGTTCAAGCTCGACGAGGTGCGCGAAGCGCTCACCGCCGTCGGCATCCAGGGCCTGACCGTCACCGAAGTCAAAGGCTACGGGCGTCAGAAGGGACATACGGAAATCTACCGCGGCGCGGAATATGCGGTGAGCTTCCTGCCCAAGATCAAGATCGAAGTCGCCGTCGGCGCCGACATGGTCGACAAGGCCGTCGAAGCCATCACCGCGGCCGCCAAGACCGGTCAGATCGGCGACGGCAAGATCTTCGTCTTCGGCATCGACCAGGCGGTGCGCATCCGCACCGGCGAAACAGACACCGACGCGCTGTAAAGCGGCGACCAGCTATTCCAACGGAGAGTTCAATGAATATTCCTTCCACCTTGAAGACGACGGGACGCGCCGCCGCTGCGCTCGCCCTCGTAGCGCTTAGCACGGCCGCCGCTTTCGCCCAGGAGGCCGCCCCGGCCGCGCCCGCCGCACCCGCCGCGCCGACCCCGGTGCTCGACACCGGCAACACCGCCTGGATGCTGACCTCGACGGCGCTGGTGCTGATGATGACCATTCCTGGCCTGGCGCTGTTCTACGGCGGCATGGTGCGCAAGAAGAACGTGCTCGCCACCATCATGCAGAGCTTCGCCATCACCTGCCTGGTGACGGTGCTGTGGTTCATGTTCGGCTATTCGCTGGCCTTCTCCGACGGCGGCGGCATGAACGCCTATCTCGGCGGCTTCTCGAAATTCTTCCATCAGGGCATCACCACCTCGACGCTGTGGCTGCCGGGCGTGGCGAACATCCCTGAATTCGTCTTCTCGATGTTCCAGCTGACCTTCGCCATCATCACGCCGGCGCTGATCGCCGGCGCGTTCGCCGAGCGCATGAAGTTCTCGGCGCTGCTCATCTTCATGGGCTTGTGGCTGGTCTTCGTCTACGCCCCGATCGCGCACTGGGTCTGGGGCGGCGGCTTCCTCGGTTCGGCCGGCGTTCTCGACTTCGCCGGCGGCACGGTCGTCCATATCAACGCCGGTGTCGCGGGCCTGGTCTGCGCGCTCGTCCTCGGCAAGCGCGAGGGCTACGGCACCACCAACATGGCGCCGCACAACCTCGTCTATTCGGTGATCGGCGCCTCGCTGCTGTGGGTCGGCTGGTTCGGCTTCAACGCCGGCTCGGAGCTTGCGGCCGACGGCCTTGCCGGCGCGGCGATGATGAACACGCAGGTCGCCACCGCCGCGGCGGCGCTGGCCTGGATGTTCGCCGAATGGATCGTCGCCAAGAAGCCTTCGGTGCTCGGCATCATCTCGGGCGCCGTCGCCGGCCTCGTCGCGGTGACGCCGGCTTCCGGCTTCGTCAACCCGACCGGCGCCTTCATCGTCGGCATCATCGCCGGCGTCGTCTGCTACCTCTCGGCGGTCAAGCTCAAGCATGCCATGGGCTATGACGACTCGCTCGATGCCTTCGGCGTCCACGGCGTTGGCGGTGTGGTCGGCGCCCTGCTCACCGGCGCGCTCGCCGATCCGGCGATCAATGCGCTCGGCAAGGGCGCTTCGGTCGGCACGCAGATCTACGGCATCGTCTTCACCATCCTGTGGACGGCGATCGCCACCTTCGTCATCCTCTTCATCGTCAAAGCGCTGGTCGGCCTGCGTCCGAGCAGCCAGGAAGAGGTCGAGGGCCTCGACGTCACCCAGCACGGCGAAGTGGTGCCGTAAGGCGGGCTTTGCCAAAGGGCCGGCGGATCCTCCTCCCGCCGGCCCGGATATCAACGAAGACACCAACGAAAGCCGCGCTGCGGCTTTCTGGATCTCCTCCCAAGATCCCGTCGTGATGTTCTCGAAAGAGGCTCACGCCTTGAGGCCCGGAAAGACCTTCCGGGCCTCCTTTTTGTTTGGCGGATCGTCAGGCGGACTTTCGATCACATTCACTTGATTGCGCCTGCATGAAACGCTGGCTGTCGCGGTTTCGTACTTGGATAGCGACCGCTGCCGTGGCGCTCGCCAAACAAAAGGGAAGGAACCAACCCATGAACTTCAAGAATATCTTCCTGGGAGCAATGGCTCTGTCGATGGTCAGCGGGGTTGCACTTGCTGGCGCGCTCGACGAGCCGGACAACATGGCGCCGTTCTTCACCGATGCCGGCATGAAGACCATGAAGCCCGAGGCCGATTTCAAGGCCGCCTGGGCCGCGACAGCCAAGGACAAGCAGGACATGATGATGAAGGAGTGCCAGGACGCGGCGATGAGCAAGCCCCACGCCGAATTCTGCGCCAACCTGATGATGTACGCCGGTCACATGTGATTTGCGGCAGATCGGGTCCGGACGGGCCTGATCGTTTCACCGTCGCCGATGAGAGATGGCGGGCTCCACCGGCCCGCCATTTGCTTTCCGAGGGCATGCCGGTAAAGGGCCATGGTTAATGCGGCCTTAACCTTCCCGCCGATAGTCTGTCGTCCGAATCTGCCGGAGTGCGCCAAGCGCCCGGCCAGGCAACGACTAACGGGGAAGAGGCATGCGTTCAGGCGCTTCAGCACCGCTCGCGCTGACCGATACGGGGCACGGCATCCAGGCGTTCGCGCGGCGGCAGGTCGGACGGCTGGTCGGCGCCGGCCTGTTCGTGTTCACCGCTTTCGGCGTCGCCAGCCTCGCCACCTGGAACGTGGCCGATCCGAGCTTCTCGCACGCCACCAACAACATCGTCACCAACGCCATGGGCTATGCAGGCGCGGTGTTTTCCGACCTCGCCATGCAGTTCTTCGGCCTGGCCGCCGTCGCGGGCCTGGTGCCGGCGGTGGTCTGGGGCTTTCTTCTCTTCTCCGCGCGTGGTGTCGACAGGCTGCCGAAACGCGGGCTGGCCTGGTTCGGCTATGCGCTCACCGCCGCGGCGATGGCCGGATGCGTCACGCCGCCCAACACCTGGCCGCTGCCGACGGGTCTCGGCGGTGTGTTCGGCGACATGGTGCTGAAAATCCCCGGCATCGCCGTCGGCGGCTATCCGAAGGGCCTTTTCGCCAGCATCATCGCGGTGGTTCTCGCCGCGCCGGCGCTGTGGCTGTTCGCCTATGGCTCGGCGCTGATTGCGCGCAGGAACGGCTTTGCCGTCATGGAGCGCGCCGCCGCGCCCGATCCGCGCGAACAGGACGATCTGCTCTTCGACGAGGATGAGGACGAAGGCGACGAAGGCATCCTGGCGCTCGGCGCCATCACCCACTGGTGGCTGTCGTTCCGCGCATGGATGCACCGCCGCGCCGCCCGCCGCAGGCAGGAGCGCGACGAGTTCGAGCCACCGATGGAGCCGCGGGCAAGCGCCTGGCGGCGCGCCGCCGAGCGGGTCGAATCGGCCGAATATGCGGAGGCCAGGATGAGCCCCGGCGGCCGCGCCCGCGTCGAGCCGGAATTCTTCGCCGCCATGGTCAACGACCGCAGCGCTTCGGTCGACCCGGTCGACGACGATGTCTTCGACGACGAGGAAGACGCCGATCTCGACGAATTCGATGACGAGCAGCCGGTGCAGCGCCGCGCCAATGTGCGCAACTTCCGCTCGGACGCGGCGACCCGCGTCGAAGCCCCGGCGCCGCGCCCGGTGCAGGGCGCGCGCGTCCAGCGCGAAGCGCAGACCTCGCTGATCGGCTCCGGCGCGTTCGAGATGCCGTCGCTGCATTTCTTGTCCGAGCCGAAGAACGTGGCGAAGGATCCGAGCCTGTCGAAGGATGCGCTGGAGCAGAACGCAAGGCTGCTTGAAGGCGTGCTCGAGGATTTCGGCGTCAAGGGCGAGATCATCCATGTCCGCCCCGGCCCGGTCGTAACGCTCTATGAGCTGGAGCCCGCGCCCGGCATCAAGTCCTCGCGCGTCATCGGCCTTTCCGACGACATCGCCCGCTCGATGAGCGCGATCGCCTGCCGCGTCGCCGTCGTGCCCGGCCGTAACGCCATCGGCATCGAATTGCCGAACGCCAAGCGCGAGACGGTCTATCTGCGGGAAATCATGGCAAGCCGCGACTTCGAGACGACGAAGGCCAAGCTCGCGCTGGCGCTCGGCAAGACCATCAACGGCGAGGCGGTCATTGTCGACATCGCCAAGATGCCGCACGTGCTGGTCGCCGGCACCACCGGCTCGGGCAAGTCGGTCGCCATCAACACCATGATCCTGTCGCTGCTCTACCGGCTGACGCCGCAGGAATGCCGGCTGATCATGATCGATCCGAAGATGCTCGAGCTCTCGGTCTATGACGGCATCCCGCATCTGCTGACGCCCGTCGTCACCGATCCGAAGAAGGCGGTGGTGGCGCTGAAGTGGACCGTGCGCGAGATGGAGGATCGCTACCGCAAGATGTCCAAGGTCGGCGTGCGCAACATCGACGGTTTCAACGCGCGCGTCCAACAGGCCGAGAAGAAGGGCGAGAAGATCTCGCGCACGGTGCAGACCGGCTTCGACCGGCAGACCGGCGAGGCGATCTACGAGACGGAGGATCTCGATCTCGAGCCGATGCCCTATATCGTCGTCATCATCGACGAGATGGCCGACCTGATGATGGTCGCCGGCAAGGACATCGAAGGCGCGGTGCAGCGCCTGGCGCAGATGGCGCGCGCCGCCGGCATCCATGTCATCATGGCCACGCAGCGCCCGTCGGTCGACGTCATCACCGGCACCATCAAGGCCAACTTCCCGACGCGCATCTCCTTCCAGGTGACGTCGAAGATCGACAGCCGCACGATCCTCGGCGAGCAGGGCGCCGAGCAGCTGCTCGGCATGGGCGACATGCTCTACATGGCCGGCGGCGGCCGCATCCAGCGCGTCCACGGCCCGTTCGTTTCGGATGACGAGGTCGAGCGGATCGTCGGGCATCTCAAGCTGCAGGGCGTGCCCGAATATCTCGACGCCATCACCGAGGACGACGATGAAGACGACGAGGACGGTTCGCCGAGCAAAGGCTCCGGCGGCGGCGGCAATTTCGAGGATTCCGACGATCCCTACGACCAGGCGGTGGCGGTGGTGCTGCGCGACGGCAAGGCCTCGACCAGCTATATCCAGCGCCGGCTCGGCATCGGCTACAACCGCGCCGCCTCGATCATCGAGAAGATGGAGAAGGAAGGCATCGTCGGCCCGGCCAACCACGCCGGCAAGCGCGAGATCCTGGTGCCGACGGACGAAGATAAGTTTTAGGCCATGTCGGCGGACGGCAACTTTGAACCTTCCGGCGCGTTCATGCGACCAAGCGCCCGTGTGACCCGCCAAACTTAGGCCCAACTGGGGGTCCAGAGACTGCGACCAAGAACGAATCACAGGAAGTGACCGGCATGAAGACCCAGACAGATTTCGCTCCGACCCGCCGGCAGGTGCTCGGCCTCGGGCTTGCGCTCGCGGGCGCGGCCGCAATCAATGTCATGCCGGGCTTCCAGCTCTTGGCCCAGGCGCAGGCCGCGATTCCGCCGGCGGCGCAAAAGATCGCCGACCACTTCTCCTCGGTCAAATCGATGAGCGGCGAGTTCGTGCAGTTCGGCCCGAAGGGCGAGCAGACCGGCGGCAAGTTCTTCCTCGAACGTCCCGGCAAGATCCGCTTCAACTATGACGGGTCGTCGAATTTCCGGGTGATCTCCGACGGCAAGTCGGTGGTGATCCTCAACAAGAAGCTCAACACGTCAGACCTCTATCCGCTGTCGAAGACGCCGCTGAAACTATTGCTCGACGACAGGATCGACCTCTCCGGCGGGCGCGTGAAGGCGGTCAAGGAAGAGGACGACCTCACCACAATCCAGCTCTCCGACAAATCGGTGTTCGGCAACGCCCGGATCACCATGATGTTCGATCCGAAGAGCTATGAGCTGCGCCAGTGGACGATCACCGACGCGCAGGGCAAGGACACGACGGTGATGATCTTCA is a window encoding:
- a CDS encoding ubiquinone biosynthesis hydroxylase produces the protein MVDRKADGAGEASLDVLVAGAGYVGLAAAVSLKQARPSLGVAIVDAAPAGVWEKDGRASAIAAAACRMLELLGVWDEIAPEAQAITEMIITDSRAADPVRPVFLTFDGEVAPGEPFAHMVANRDLNGALRRRAEKLGIDIIEGVAVSAFDPGGAGITVHLADGATLKARLLIAADGVHSKLRDMAGIKTVKWEYGQSGIVCTIAHERPHNGRAEEHFLPAGPFATLPLKPGKDGTNRSSIVWVERSEDARKLVDGDEFVFEHELEQRFGLKLGEIHVADKPRAWPLGLTLARAFVAPRIALAGDAAHGIHPIAGQGLNLGFKDVAALAEVVVEADRLGQDIGALDVLERYQQWRRFDTLQMGVTTDVLNRLFSNDIGPLRAVRDIGLGLVERMPKLKDFFIRQASGLSGDTPRLLKGEAI
- the tesB gene encoding acyl-CoA thioesterase II, with protein sequence MTAAMDELLDILDLEQLEHNLYRGRSPKLDWQRVFGGQTIAQALVAAQRTVEPERHVHSLHGYFMRPGDTKVPIVYEVDRIRDGGSFTTRRVVAIQHGQAIFSLEASFQQDEVGLEHQLPMPRDVPAPDTLLSQRELLGKFGEAVPEGIKRYWERDRPIEMKPVMLKHYTSREKLEPEQNIWIRTTGPVPEDRATQAAVLAYLSDMTLLDTSTFAHGRAIFDRDIQAASLDHAMWFHRSHSLDDWILYTQDSPSTQGSRGFTRGSLFARDGTLIASVAQEGLIRLRR
- a CDS encoding P-II family nitrogen regulator, which translates into the protein MKIVMAIIKPFKLDEVREALTAVGIQGLTVTEVKGYGRQKGHTEIYRGAEYAVSFLPKIKIEVAVGADMVDKAVEAITAAAKTGQIGDGKIFVFGIDQAVRIRTGETDTDAL
- a CDS encoding ammonium transporter; this encodes MNIPSTLKTTGRAAAALALVALSTAAAFAQEAAPAAPAAPAAPTPVLDTGNTAWMLTSTALVLMMTIPGLALFYGGMVRKKNVLATIMQSFAITCLVTVLWFMFGYSLAFSDGGGMNAYLGGFSKFFHQGITTSTLWLPGVANIPEFVFSMFQLTFAIITPALIAGAFAERMKFSALLIFMGLWLVFVYAPIAHWVWGGGFLGSAGVLDFAGGTVVHINAGVAGLVCALVLGKREGYGTTNMAPHNLVYSVIGASLLWVGWFGFNAGSELAADGLAGAAMMNTQVATAAAALAWMFAEWIVAKKPSVLGIISGAVAGLVAVTPASGFVNPTGAFIVGIIAGVVCYLSAVKLKHAMGYDDSLDAFGVHGVGGVVGALLTGALADPAINALGKGASVGTQIYGIVFTILWTAIATFVILFIVKALVGLRPSSQEEVEGLDVTQHGEVVP
- a CDS encoding DNA translocase FtsK, with amino-acid sequence MRSGASAPLALTDTGHGIQAFARRQVGRLVGAGLFVFTAFGVASLATWNVADPSFSHATNNIVTNAMGYAGAVFSDLAMQFFGLAAVAGLVPAVVWGFLLFSARGVDRLPKRGLAWFGYALTAAAMAGCVTPPNTWPLPTGLGGVFGDMVLKIPGIAVGGYPKGLFASIIAVVLAAPALWLFAYGSALIARRNGFAVMERAAAPDPREQDDLLFDEDEDEGDEGILALGAITHWWLSFRAWMHRRAARRRQERDEFEPPMEPRASAWRRAAERVESAEYAEARMSPGGRARVEPEFFAAMVNDRSASVDPVDDDVFDDEEDADLDEFDDEQPVQRRANVRNFRSDAATRVEAPAPRPVQGARVQREAQTSLIGSGAFEMPSLHFLSEPKNVAKDPSLSKDALEQNARLLEGVLEDFGVKGEIIHVRPGPVVTLYELEPAPGIKSSRVIGLSDDIARSMSAIACRVAVVPGRNAIGIELPNAKRETVYLREIMASRDFETTKAKLALALGKTINGEAVIVDIAKMPHVLVAGTTGSGKSVAINTMILSLLYRLTPQECRLIMIDPKMLELSVYDGIPHLLTPVVTDPKKAVVALKWTVREMEDRYRKMSKVGVRNIDGFNARVQQAEKKGEKISRTVQTGFDRQTGEAIYETEDLDLEPMPYIVVIIDEMADLMMVAGKDIEGAVQRLAQMARAAGIHVIMATQRPSVDVITGTIKANFPTRISFQVTSKIDSRTILGEQGAEQLLGMGDMLYMAGGGRIQRVHGPFVSDDEVERIVGHLKLQGVPEYLDAITEDDDEDDEDGSPSKGSGGGGNFEDSDDPYDQAVAVVLRDGKASTSYIQRRLGIGYNRAASIIEKMEKEGIVGPANHAGKREILVPTDEDKF
- a CDS encoding outer membrane lipoprotein carrier protein LolA, with protein sequence MKTQTDFAPTRRQVLGLGLALAGAAAINVMPGFQLLAQAQAAIPPAAQKIADHFSSVKSMSGEFVQFGPKGEQTGGKFFLERPGKIRFNYDGSSNFRVISDGKSVVILNKKLNTSDLYPLSKTPLKLLLDDRIDLSGGRVKAVKEEDDLTTIQLSDKSVFGNARITMMFDPKSYELRQWTITDAQGKDTTVMIFNVKEGVSIPPDTFAIDYTANRELNTKTR